The Pararhodobacter sp. genomic sequence GGGTGCGTCGCTCAGGCGCTCCATCACGGCGTAGTCGATCGAGTCACTCGGGCAGCGCTCGAACGCGCCCTGCTCCAGGCGGATGAAATCGGCGTCGGGCGTGCAACCGGCGTACGCCACCGTGCACGCGCTGGCCATGTCCGGGTTGAAGCGCTCGATGGCACGCAGCCACACCGAGGCCTTCATCATAAAGATGCCGCTGTTCCAGAAATACTCACCGCTTTCAAGGTAGCGCTGCGCCGTGTCTCGATCGGGTTTTTCGACGAACTCGGCCAGCGCGCGACCCTGGCTGCCTTCAGCCAGGATCGCTCCGCCACGGATATAGCCGTAGCCGGTTTCGGCACGATCGGGAACGATGCCGAAGGTGACCAGAGCGCCGCCTGCGGCAAGCTCACCGCCTTCGGCAATGGCGCGTTGAAAGGCACCAAGATCGGCAATGACGTGGTCGGCCGGCATCACCAATAGCACCGGGTCGCCCTCCCCGTGCGCAGCCAGTGCCGCCAGCGTCAGCGCTGGCGCGGTGTTGCGGCCGCAGGGTTCGAGCACGATCTGTGGCGAACTCACACCGATCTGGCGCAATTGTTCGGCAATGATGAAGCGGTACTCTTCGTTGGTGACGATGAGCGGGCGCGGATCAACCTCGGCGCCCACGAAATTGTCCAGTCGAACCGCGGTTTCCTGCAGCAGCGAACGCTCGCCGGTGAGCGGCAGCAGCTGCTTGGGGTAGCTCTCGCGCGAAGCCGGCCACAGCCGGGTTCCCGAGCCGCCGGAGAGAATGACGCTTTTGATGATCATGTTGCGCTTGTCCTGGGAGGTTCTTGAAATTCTTGAGCGGGCCCCAGGGCTTCAGAGCCTTGGAGCCTTGGCGCTTCAGGGCCTCAGCCGATCTCGGCCAGCATGCGTACCACGCCGTCGCGCCAGTCGGCCAGATGCAAACCAAAGCGGCTGCGCAGGCGCTGGGTGTCGAGACGGGAGTTGAGCGGCCGCGTGGCCGGTGTCGGATAGTTGGCGGTCGGGATCGGACTGACTTTCTGCACTGCTAGCGTGGTGCCGGCGCGCCGAGCATGGTCGATGACGAAGCTGGCATAAGCGTGCCAGCTGGTCTGGCCGGCTGCCGCGAGGTGATAGGTGCCGCACAGACTGCGATCCTTCAGCGTGCTGCGAATGGCGTGGGCGCTGACGTCGGCGATCAGCTCGGCGCCGGTCGGGGCGCCAATCTGATCATCGATGACGCTGAGCTGCTCGCGCTCGGCGGCCAGACGCAGCATGGTGCGGGCAAAGTTGCCGCCGCGTGCCGCATACACCCACGAGGTGCGAAAAATCAGATGGTCGCAGTGGCTGTCCCGAATCGCCTGCTCGCCGGCAAGTTTGGTGGCGCCGTAGACAGACAGCGGCGCAGGCGTGTCGTCCTCACGCCAGGGCTGCTCGCCACTGCCATCAAAAACGTAGTCGGTGGAGTAATGCACCAGCAGCGCGCCCAGTTCGAACGCCTGCTGGGCCAGCACGGCGACCGCGTCGGCATTGATGACTTGGGCGCGCTCGGCCTCGTGTTCGGCCTTGTCCACTGCGGTGTAAGCCGCGGCGTTAACGATGACATCGGGCGCGAGGCGGCGCACGGTGTCGGCGAGCGCGTCGACTTGCTCGAGGTCACCGCACAGGCCGTCGCTGCCGTGACGGTCGAGCGCCACCAATTCACCCAGTGGCGCCAGGGCGCGCTGCGCCTCCCAGCCCACCTGGCCATTCTTGCCCAGCAGCAGGATTTTCATGCGCCCTGCCCCCGCGTGCTGTAGTTGGTCGCCACCCAGGCGCGATAGGCGCCACTCTGCACATCCGCGATCCACTGCGGATGGTCGAGATACCACTGCACCGTCTTGCGAATGCCGGTATCGAAGGTCTCTGCCGGGCGCCAGCCCAACTCGCGCTCGATCTTGCGTGCGTCGATGGCGTAGCGACGGTCATGACCCGGCCTATCGGTGACATAAGTGATGAGCTGTGAATAGCTGCCCTCGGTCCGGGGGTGCATTTCGTCGAGCAAGGCGCACAGCGCATGCACGATCTCGATATTGGTCTTTTCGTTCCAGCCGCCGATGTTGTAGGTTTCGCCCGGCGTGCCGCGTGCCAGCACTTCG encodes the following:
- a CDS encoding mannose-1-phosphate guanylyltransferase/mannose-6-phosphate isomerase, yielding MIIKSVILSGGSGTRLWPASRESYPKQLLPLTGERSLLQETAVRLDNFVGAEVDPRPLIVTNEEYRFIIAEQLRQIGVSSPQIVLEPCGRNTAPALTLAALAAHGEGDPVLLVMPADHVIADLGAFQRAIAEGGELAAGGALVTFGIVPDRAETGYGYIRGGAILAEGSQGRALAEFVEKPDRDTAQRYLESGEYFWNSGIFMMKASVWLRAIERFNPDMASACTVAYAGCTPDADFIRLEQGAFERCPSDSIDYAVMERLSDAPELGQGVVVPMAAGWSDVGAWDALWAVSDKDSDGNAARGEVMFEGCRNTLVHSASRLVAAIGCEDMIVVETPDAVMVAHKDHTQDVKKVVARLKAEGRSLTQSHRKVYRPWGWYDSIDEGERFQVKRIVVNPGAKLSLQMHHHRAEHWIVVKGTAEVTNGERSFLLGENESTYIPLGHTHRLANPGKVPLEIIEVQSGSYLGEDDIVRFEDTYGRGCA
- the rfbD gene encoding dTDP-4-dehydrorhamnose reductase, whose product is MKILLLGKNGQVGWEAQRALAPLGELVALDRHGSDGLCGDLEQVDALADTVRRLAPDVIVNAAAYTAVDKAEHEAERAQVINADAVAVLAQQAFELGALLVHYSTDYVFDGSGEQPWREDDTPAPLSVYGATKLAGEQAIRDSHCDHLIFRTSWVYAARGGNFARTMLRLAAEREQLSVIDDQIGAPTGAELIADVSAHAIRSTLKDRSLCGTYHLAAAGQTSWHAYASFVIDHARRAGTTLAVQKVSPIPTANYPTPATRPLNSRLDTQRLRSRFGLHLADWRDGVVRMLAEIG